TAGCCAATTGTCCGATTCGAAGGGAAAATTGCTTTCCGTCAAATACATGACGTCTATGAAGATGCTTATTCATCCATATTTGCTGCAATTTATAAAAGCTTTGGTGCAAATGTTTTTGATCTTGCCATATTTGATTTTGCATGCGCTGAGTTAAGGCTTTCTCCCAATCTCTTAGCCGATTGCGCAAATGCATTAATTGATTGGTTGGCTTTAAAGCGACTGCCTGACGAGTAAAAGACTCTAAACGGTGCCGCTTGAGTTGAAGCTGTTGCTGCATGGTTTGGTCGATATCTTGACGGCAATCATCTAGCTTCTGCATGCGCCACTCTAATAAAAGGCGAGGCTGGGTAAAGAAAGGATGGCGGCTTAACGCTTCTAAACGGTAGCGGTTCTGGTGAACAAGATGCTGAACAGTCTGCTGCAAGCGTCGCCTGACCGTGCGCAAATGCTCCAATTGTTGCGCTTTTTCAGCGATGACAATTTCTGCTGCCGCAGACGGCGTCGGGGCGCGCACATCGGCGACATAATCAGCAATGCAATGGTCGGTTTCATGTCCGACTGCGCTGATGATGGGAATCTGGCTATTAAAAATGGCCTCGGCAACCCTTTCTTCATTAAATGCCCATAAATCTTCTAGGCTGCCTCCTCCGCGGCCGACAATCATGACATCCACTAATTGATAGCGGTTGAATTGCTCAATGGCTTGCGCAATTTCTTGTGCGGCTCCTTCACCCTGCACTTTGACCGGATTCAAAATGAGATGGAAGCCGGAAAAACGGCGAGTGAGCACATGGAGAATATCTTGAATGACGGCGCCTGTCGGACTTGTCACGACACCGATTCGGCGCGGCAGATGCGGAAGCGGCTTTTTATGAATGGTCTTAAACCAACCTTTTTGGTGGAGCTTGATTTTGAGCTGCTCAAGCTTTTGCAACAGCTCGCCTAAGCCCATGTAGGCAAGTTCACGGATGATAAGCTGATAGTTGCCCTTTGGAGGATAGACATTCAGCTCTCCTTTGACCACCACGTGATCGCCTGCTTTAGGCATGACCTTTAAAGAAGAGGCATCTCCTTTAAACATGACAGCTGTAATTTGCGCATTGGCATCTTTTAAGGAAAAATAAAGGTGCCCTGACGTTTGCAGCTTAAAATTGCTGATTTCTCCTTGCAAATGAACAAAGGGAAAGGTGGATTCCAAGCTCAACTTAATGGCATGCGTAAGCTGGGTAACTGTCAAAAGCGGGGAAGTCGGGGCTTGGCTATCCATAAAATTATCGCATGTTTTTCAAATGCTATCGCCTTTTCTCTTTTCAAAACTTGAAGCGAGAATCTTAGCAGGAATGCAGTTTGTACTAAATCAAAAAAACTCAGGTTAATTTTTCAAACGCATTAAGTGGGCAGCGAAAGCTTGGACGATAGGTATAGTATATAGTTCATATTTTATGTTTGCCTCTTTGCTTTTTTTTATTGAGTGTAATAATGGAAGTGAATAAGTTTAGTAATAAATATTAATTTTTAAATATTAAGGTTTTGTAAAGAAGATTAATTTATAATTTATAAGGAAAAATTTAATATGGTATCCAGATCTGGTTGTTACTCCGTTGATCCCAGAGTTAATTCGAACGATGGAATGAATTCGGCAGGTTCAACAAAACGAAGCTTTGAAGACAGGAACAGATGCGTCGTCCCTGCGTTAAATTCTCTTTCCCAACAACAAGTAGATGTCAGTCCTCCTAAAAAGAAAATAGCGCGCCATTTTTCTTCCGCTCAAAAATCCAGGGATTTAACTTCCGATAAAACAGCTAAGCCTATTTTTCCGTCTTCAATTAATTCTGCTCCGGCATGTGAAGAAGACGCAAGCCACATCTCTGAGCAAGGCTCGACTTTTCGGCATACGCCCACTTCTCTTGAGATTCTCCCCCGGGTGGCATATGATGAGGGAACGGCTAGCATTCAGACCCTTCATTTTAGCAATGGAGATACGTATATAGGACCTCTCGAGAGTCATAAATGCCATGGGCAGGGAAAAATGTTTTTTAAGAGTGGGGATCGCTATGAGGGTGAATTTAGCAAGGGCAAAATCCATGGGCAAGGAACGTATTATTATTTGAATGGAGCTGTTTATACCGGAACGTTTGAGCGAGGGAGAAGACATGGCAAAGGGCAAATAACCTTTAGGCATGGCGATATCTATGCAGGCGATTTCTGGAATGATGAATTGACCGGCATAGGCGTATTTACCTTTGCCAAAGAAGAGCATAGTGTGAGCCGTTATGAAGGACGAGTGCTCAATGGACGTCGAGAAGGAAAGGGGACATGTATCTATAAAAATGGAACGGTATTTGCAGGGCTGTTTGCCAATGACCAGCCAAATGGAAGAGGAGAGTTCACTTATCCTAGTCAGATTGTTTATAAGGGGGAAGTGAAGAATGGCTTAAAGCACGGCAAGGGAGAAATCCTTTATCCCAATGGCGATCGTTATGAAAGAGAATTCGTTGATGATAAGCCGGGCAAGACAGGCAAAGTCTTCTATGCCAATGGCCATTTTTATGAGGGAGAATTAAAGGGAGAGGCTAAACACGGAAAGGGCCGCTTGACTTATCCCAATGGAATTATTCTTGAAGCAGAATTTCGTCAAGATCTGCCTGAAAAGACAGGGACGCTCTTTTATCCGGATGGCAATGTGTATGTAGGGGAAGTCATAAACGGTTGTCCACATGGAAAAGGAATCATGGAGTGCAAAAACGGAACTGTCTATGAAGGGGAATTTTCCCACGGAGTGGCAGAAGGAAAGGGCGTGTTGCTTTTTGGCGAAACAACTCGCTATGAAGGCTATTTTAAACAAAATAAGTATCACGGAAAAGGCACTCTTACCATTAAAGGAGAAGTCTATACAGGCGACTTTGAAAACGGCCTCAAGCATGGAGAAGGGCAATTGATCTTAGTTTGTGGAAATATCTTGCAAGGCCAATTTACACACGGGCTGCATCCTACCTATGGAACAATCAAATTCACCAATGAGAGTATTTATAAGGGCGATTTAGCCAATGATCAGATGCATGGGCAAGGGACGCTCCTGACTGCAAATGGTGATGAATACAAAGGGCAATTTTTCCAAGGAAAAAGGCATGGCAAAGGAAGAATAACCTATAAGCAAGGAGAAATAGCCAGCTATGAAGGGGACTTTAAAGAGGATTGCCGCTGTGGCGAAGGGGTCTTGACTTTTCGTAACGGAGAAATTTTTAGGGGAAGCTTTATTCATTAACGTCCTTTGACACCCTCTAAGCGCAAGGGGATTTGCCTTGCGCCCTCTATCCCTGGCATTTATCGCTCCATGCTAGCGATTAAGACATTACTCTCTAAAACCAAAATAGCGTAAAACGCGAATGAAATGGTTTCGCCGCGATAAAATATGGGCTTGAATCGGGCTAAATTTTTGCTGGTTTAAAAAGTTCGGACAAACTTCGTCTTGCTGGCTAACCAACCAAGCGTAATGAAAGGTAAACATTCCGCAATTCCATTTGTCATATTGTTGCCGTCCTTTAATAATGGAAGGCGAAAGAGACAACCTTTGCGAAGATGAGGGAGCCGAACCCTGCAAGCCCGGATGATAAAAGTGGAATGCCTCTTGTGTCGCCTGTTCCATTAAAGCTTTCACACCTTCCAATTCTTGCCAAATGAGTTCATAATAATTGACAAGTTGCTGGGTGCGGGGATGGAGCGTTTGACGGAAACGATTTCCAGGTCCGTTGCTATCCAAAAAATAGATTTGTTTGGTTTTTAAATTGACCTGAATAGATGTCCAATGGTTATAAGATAAATTAAAAGGAAGGACGAGGAGAGAAATTCCTTCAGGAATTTGGAGTTTCCATCCCTCATTTTCATAGATAATAAGCTCTTCCATTATTTTGCCAATGACTGAATTTTGAGGCTTATCCGCAAAAATAGGGAGGGAAAGGGAAGAATTTAAGGACGCTTCTATGATGGAATTAAAGCAAGGGAAAAAATAAACAGAGGGGTTTTCTTGGTTAAAATGTCTTCTGTAACATTCCATTTGTGATTCTGTCGCAAGGGTCGTCGACGTTAAGGGGTCTTCTGATTTTTCCTTTACCATCTGGTTAAAAAAACTAAGAACATAAGAAGCAACTAAACGAACAACCTCCAAGAAAGCCGGGAGGGGACGATAGATGTCCTGATACGTCTCTTGCTGAGCCGATAAAGTTAGATTTTTGAGTGTTTTTGGATCCATTAAAGCCAATGAAACAGAGCAAGTAGAAGAAGGAGCGCAAGAAACGGCTAAATTGGAAAAAGAATAAGGATAAGAAAGAAGCGAGCCTAAATTATTATGAAAATTAATCATAAATTTGTTTTGGTTGAATAATGTTATTTAATGTTATATGATTAATATTTATTCATGTTAAAAATATTCTCTTTTGTAAAATTTGTTGGTTTTTCTTTTTTTATTTGGAATAGATAATAAATTTTGTCATTTTCTCTTGAATTTCTCCTCGGAGTGGATTAATATTTTCTTCTAGGATTCCAGAAGCTATTTTTAGAAAAAAATTAAAAAACTACTTTTAAGTTTGATGGGGGAATCCAAGAAGATAGTGAAGAGGCCATGGATGAGGAGCTTTTATGGATCAGCCTAAACGGGCTTTAATTTTGACTGGAAATTGGAAAATGAATAAGACGATCGAAGAAGCTCGGTCTTTTATTGAGCAGCTTATTCCCGTCGTTATTGATAATCAAGCGGATGTGTGGCTAGCTGTTCCTTTTACCATGATTTATCCGCTTTCTCAAGACGCCGATGCATCCCCGCTTGTTATTGGGGCTCAAAATATGAATGACGCATCGGAGGGGGCCTTTACCGGAGAAATTGCAGGGAAGATGTTGAAAGAAGCGGGAGCGAAATTCGTTTTGCTGGGACATTCAGAGCGTCGTCGGCTTTACAATGAAGACAATGCCTGTATTAATCGCAAGGTTAAGCGTGCGGTTGAAGTCGGGCTGCGGCCTGTTTTGTGCATTGGAGAGACACTGCAGGAATACGAAGAGGGAAGGACGCATGAAATCCTTCAGAGCCAGATTGCGGAATGCTTGAAAGATCTTAGCTCAGAACAGATTCAATCCCTCATTTTGGCTTATGAGCCCGTCTGGGCGATTGGTACCGGCCGGAATGCAACCCCTGAAATTGCGCAAGAAGTCCATCATTTCTGTCGTCAATACTTGGCAACGTTATTCTCTGACGAGTTTGCCCAGCAGATTGTCATTCAATATGGCGGATCTGTTAATCCGGCCAATGCAAACGATTTGATAAGCCAACCGGATATTGATGGCCTCCTCGTTGGAGGGGCGTCACTTTCTCTTGAATCTTTTAGTCAAATTGTGAATGATAGTAAGTCAAAAATTCAATCTTAAGGTTTAGTTCCTATGTCATTTCTTTATTTCTTTACCATCGCCCTTTTCATGATTTTATGTGTCATGCTATGCGCTGTCATTCTCATGCAAGAAAGCAAGAGTTCTGGTTTGGGAGCCTCTTTTGGAGGAGAGTCGACAGAATCGCTTTTTGGAACTTCGACGGCCGATGTCTTAAAAAAATTTACAGCTTGGCTGGCTCTGATTTTTTTCATTTCCTGCATTTTGCTTTCGTTGTGGACGACTGCAATGGGACGCACTAAAACAAATGCGCCTGCTTTTACAATGGAACATATAGAGTCGTAAGCCATCAAATGCGGCAAATTTTAGGCCACACCTAAAATTTGCCCTTGCCTAACCTTCTGCGCGCCTGCCTTCCTAAATTTAGATTCACTTGATAAAATTCCTCTAAGATTGATGGCCTGTTTTTTCCTCTAACGATATTTCACTTTGGTATAATGCGATGAAGAAATGTTTAGGCCTATTGGCCATCTTATTTATAAAGGGGCTTTTTGGAAGTTGGGATACATATGAAGGGGAGTAGCTGGTTTTATTTAGCCTGGCTCCTGGAATTGGGGATCAATTTCCAAAGAGCTGCCAAGAGCAGGTGCTGCCACGTTATTTTCGTCAAATCGCTAATCGCAATCCAACCGTGCAAGCAAAGGTCATCGCGATTGACTCTTGCTTATCAGAAGATCCGAACTCTAGCGAGTATCTCTTTTTGAGCGGGTGGGAGAATGAGGGGGATGAATTTTCGAAAAGATAATATTAGCATCCACTATTTTAATGAATATATTCCAGAAAGCCCAGATGACGGATATACAAAACGGGTTGAAAACTATCTATTAAAAATTTTAGAAAACGGAGGGATCGTTTTCATTGGCCATCATGGGCAAGCTTATTATGCCTTTGAGCCTTTTAGAGCCGCTTATAATCATTTGAATTGCGCTAATATCCAAATGTATATCTGCTGCGCTGATGTTCCGCCTTATTCCACTCCCAAAATTTACTTTAATAATCCTTGTTCCAATCAGGAGCTAGATGAATTTTTTGAGTTTATCTACCCGCATATCAGGGAGTTTTGGGAGCTGATAGATGACTGGGAAGTGGAAGATAAAGTGAAATATAAAGACGAGATAGAGCCCGCTTATCAGCTGTTGGATTCCCTTACTCAAGGCTTAAAGACGAATTTTATCTTTTATAAAGATATGCTTCATCTTCCTTACGATGTCATTCGCCATTCAGACGGCTCTCTTCAACTCCATCTAATGGAGACGGCTGAGGCGGCTTAACTGCTAATGGCCGATCATTCGATTTTGCCTGCTGTGTGCAACCTGAATGGGGTGTACGGCCCATTCATTTGCCCTGTAAACAGGTGGGAAAATAACCTCGAATAAAGGCGCCATTAACAGTTTAAGAAACCCTTTAAGATAGGGAAACGCTATTTATGCTTGCTATATTTCTTCTTAATTTCTCTTAAGACGCTCTCTATTTCCTTTTTTC
Above is a window of Candidatus Protochlamydia phocaeensis DNA encoding:
- the xseA gene encoding exodeoxyribonuclease VII large subunit, which produces MDSQAPTSPLLTVTQLTHAIKLSLESTFPFVHLQGEISNFKLQTSGHLYFSLKDANAQITAVMFKGDASSLKVMPKAGDHVVVKGELNVYPPKGNYQLIIRELAYMGLGELLQKLEQLKIKLHQKGWFKTIHKKPLPHLPRRIGVVTSPTGAVIQDILHVLTRRFSGFHLILNPVKVQGEGAAQEIAQAIEQFNRYQLVDVMIVGRGGGSLEDLWAFNEERVAEAIFNSQIPIISAVGHETDHCIADYVADVRAPTPSAAAEIVIAEKAQQLEHLRTVRRRLQQTVQHLVHQNRYRLEALSRHPFFTQPRLLLEWRMQKLDDCRQDIDQTMQQQLQLKRHRLESFTRQAVALKPTNQLMHLRNRLRDWEKALTQRMQNQIWQDQKHLHQSFYKLQQIWMNKHLHRRHVFDGKQFSLRIGQLAKDHHLKNQQKLLSLTRLLAAIDPKTLLQKGYSILFAEKDPFVINSIRKLRKGQQAKLLLSDGEALITINEVIPSE
- the tpiA gene encoding triose-phosphate isomerase; amino-acid sequence: MDQPKRALILTGNWKMNKTIEEARSFIEQLIPVVIDNQADVWLAVPFTMIYPLSQDADASPLVIGAQNMNDASEGAFTGEIAGKMLKEAGAKFVLLGHSERRRLYNEDNACINRKVKRAVEVGLRPVLCIGETLQEYEEGRTHEILQSQIAECLKDLSSEQIQSLILAYEPVWAIGTGRNATPEIAQEVHHFCRQYLATLFSDEFAQQIVIQYGGSVNPANANDLISQPDIDGLLVGGASLSLESFSQIVNDSKSKIQS
- the secG gene encoding preprotein translocase subunit SecG, whose translation is MSFLYFFTIALFMILCVMLCAVILMQESKSSGLGASFGGESTESLFGTSTADVLKKFTAWLALIFFISCILLSLWTTAMGRTKTNAPAFTMEHIES
- a CDS encoding Ulp1 family isopeptidase, whose protein sequence is MINFHNNLGSLLSYPYSFSNLAVSCAPSSTCSVSLALMDPKTLKNLTLSAQQETYQDIYRPLPAFLEVVRLVASYVLSFFNQMVKEKSEDPLTSTTLATESQMECYRRHFNQENPSVYFFPCFNSIIEASLNSSLSLPIFADKPQNSVIGKIMEELIIYENEGWKLQIPEGISLLVLPFNLSYNHWTSIQVNLKTKQIYFLDSNGPGNRFRQTLHPRTQQLVNYYELIWQELEGVKALMEQATQEAFHFYHPGLQGSAPSSSQRLSLSPSIIKGRQQYDKWNCGMFTFHYAWLVSQQDEVCPNFLNQQKFSPIQAHILSRRNHFIRVLRYFGFRE